A stretch of DNA from Maridesulfovibrio sp.:
TCAACCAGTTCCCCCTTGCAGCCCTCGCGCGGACATTTGACGCCGGTGGAAAACGGCTGGGCGTATTTACAATCCGGATAATTGGAACAGGCGATAAACCTGCTGCCGCTGCGGGCATGTTTTATGATCAGTTCACCACCGTCACAGTCCGGGCACTTGCCCACAACCTGCGGAGCATCCGTTTCCACCACTTTAATCTTGCCATCGTCATCGCGAACGAAATTTTTGATGTTACGGCAGTCCGGATAGGCGGTACATCCGAGAAATTCACCACGGGCGGACCGTTTCACGGCCATCGGAGAACCGCACTTGTCGCAGGTTACGCCGGTATCCTCCGGAGCCTGATCCTCAAGAACCACAATTTTGCCTTTCTCGTCACGGGCAAAGTTGACGATGTTCTTGCAGTCCGGATAATTGGAGCATCCGAGAAACTCCCCGGTGCGGCCGAACTTGATGACCATGGGCGCACCGCATTTATCGCAGACGATTCCCGTATCCTCTCCACCACGCTTCATTTCCTTGGAAGCTGTTTCAAGGGTAGGGTAAAAACCGTCCACGAAATTCTTCATCAGGGAAGTCCATTCCATTTTGCCTTCGGCAACATCATCAAGCTGCTTTTCCATGGCCGCAGTAAAGCCCACGTCCATCAATTCCTTGAAATGCTCCGAAAGCTGGTCGCTGACCACAAAGCCCAGTTCGGTGGGAATGAATTTCTTCTCTTCGAGATTTACGTAACCACGATCCTGAATGGTTGAAATAATGGACGCGTAAGTGGAAGGACGACCTATGCCCTTTTCCTCCAGTTCACGCACAAGCGAAGCTTCGGAGTAGCGTGCCGGGGGCTGAGTGAACTTCTGCTCGCTTTCCAGCCTGTCGACCTTGAGCATTTCTCCCTTTTCAAGCTTGGGCAGTTCCAGAAGATTTTCATCACCGGTCTTGCCGGTAACACGCATGAAGCCGGGAAAAAGCAGTCTTTCGCCCTTGGAACGCCAAAGAGTCTCACCTGCTTTTACGGTTACAACGGTATCCCAGAAGCTGGCTGAGGCCATCTGCGAAGCGACAAACCGGTTCCAGATAAGTCTGTAAACCTTGAACTGGTCCGGCGGCAGGAATGCCTTTACATCCTCGGGCAGGATGGAGACGTCTACCGGGCGGATTGCTTCGTGAGCGTCCTGAGACCCGCCCTTGGACTTATAGACCCTCGGCTTGGGAGGATAAAATTCTTTGCCGTACTTTTCCAGAATGAGCGTTTTGGCCGAGTCCCTGGCCTCGTTGGCGATACGTACCGAGTCCGTACGCATATAGGTTATGAGCGCTGTTGTTCCCTTGTCACCCAGCTCGACACCTTCATAAAGGCGCTGGGCCAGAGTCATGGTCCTTTTGGCGGAGTAACCGAGCCTGCGGTTGGCATCCTGCTGGAGTGTCGAGGTGATGTAGGGCGGAAGAGGGCTGCGTTTGCGTTCCTTTTCCGTAAGGTCAGTAATCTCGAAAGAAGCACCCTTGAGGCTTTTCTCAAGCGCTTCGGCTTCTTCGGCGGAACCGATCTCGGCCTTCTTGTTGTCCACTTTCCAGAGATCAGCCACAAACGGAGGTGGATTTTTGCCTTCCAGATGAGCCTTGAAAAGCCAGTATTCTTCCGGAATAAAAGCCCGGCGGGCCTTTTCCCTTTCCACCACCAGCTTCAGGGCCACGGACTGCACGCGCCCGGCGGAAATACCGCGTTTGACCTTTTTCCAGAGTATGGGAGAAATCTTGTAGCCGACCAGCCGGTCAAGAATACGGCGGGCCTGCTGAGAATCGAAAAGCTGCTCGTTCAGCGGCTGGGGATGTTCAAGAGCTTCCTTGACGGCCCTGGAAGTGATTTCGTTGAACTGAATACGGCTGATATTTTCATTCACATCCTTGATAATGGCCGCAACATGCCAGCCGATAGCCTCTCCCTCGCGGTCGGGGTCAGGTGCCAGGAAGACATGATCGGCCTTGGCCGCTGCCTTCTTCAGCTTGTTGACCACGTCCTCTTTGCCGGGAATGATCTGATACTGCGGAGTGAAATCACCGTTTTCCTCAACTCCCAGCTTGTTCTTGGGCAGATCTCGCACATGACCTACGGATGCGGCCACCTGGTAATTCTTCCCAAGGAACTTGCTGATTGTCTTCACCTTTGCCGGGGACTCAACAACAATTAAATCTTTGCTCATAGTTTGGAGCCTATAACCACCAAGAAGACAGTATGCAACCTAAAAAAGTTCTCCGCCCCCCCTTGAAAAGGGCAGAACGGCATGGAGCCGAACAGTAAATGTCATTTTTAACCTGTTCAAGAATCAGGAAGAAATACATTTTTTCAAGGCTGTCAATTTTTCATGTAAAATTTTTATTTCCGCCCCGCCGCGGGCAGCCAGTTCCAGGTCCTTGGCCTTTGCTGTCACCTCCGGCAACCCGAAAGTTCTGGCCGAACCGGCAATCGCGTGCGCCTTTGTGTAGAAAGCCTCCAGATCCGCCTCGGTTCCGGAAACTTCATAAACACCCAGACACCCTTCTATCTCAACCACCCTGCCTTCCAGCGCAGCAGCGTAGCGCCTTGCTATTTCCGCAATTTTATCTTCCAGACCGGCCATGGC
This window harbors:
- a CDS encoding Hpt domain-containing protein, which translates into the protein MAGLEDKIAEIARRYAAALEGRVVEIEGCLGVYEVSGTEADLEAFYTKAHAIAGSARTFGLPEVTAKAKDLELAARGGAEIKILHEKLTALKKCISS
- the topA gene encoding type I DNA topoisomerase, whose product is MSKDLIVVESPAKVKTISKFLGKNYQVAASVGHVRDLPKNKLGVEENGDFTPQYQIIPGKEDVVNKLKKAAAKADHVFLAPDPDREGEAIGWHVAAIIKDVNENISRIQFNEITSRAVKEALEHPQPLNEQLFDSQQARRILDRLVGYKISPILWKKVKRGISAGRVQSVALKLVVEREKARRAFIPEEYWLFKAHLEGKNPPPFVADLWKVDNKKAEIGSAEEAEALEKSLKGASFEITDLTEKERKRSPLPPYITSTLQQDANRRLGYSAKRTMTLAQRLYEGVELGDKGTTALITYMRTDSVRIANEARDSAKTLILEKYGKEFYPPKPRVYKSKGGSQDAHEAIRPVDVSILPEDVKAFLPPDQFKVYRLIWNRFVASQMASASFWDTVVTVKAGETLWRSKGERLLFPGFMRVTGKTGDENLLELPKLEKGEMLKVDRLESEQKFTQPPARYSEASLVRELEEKGIGRPSTYASIISTIQDRGYVNLEEKKFIPTELGFVVSDQLSEHFKELMDVGFTAAMEKQLDDVAEGKMEWTSLMKNFVDGFYPTLETASKEMKRGGEDTGIVCDKCGAPMVIKFGRTGEFLGCSNYPDCKNIVNFARDEKGKIVVLEDQAPEDTGVTCDKCGSPMAVKRSARGEFLGCTAYPDCRNIKNFVRDDDGKIKVVETDAPQVVGKCPDCDGGELIIKHARSGSRFIACSNYPDCKYAQPFSTGVKCPREGCKGELVEKSSRRGKIFYSCNQYPDCDYAVWYPPVEGPCPKCGHPVLVRKTTRAKGEHIACPEKGCGYVQEIDE